From Thalassococcus sp. S3, one genomic window encodes:
- a CDS encoding DNA recombination protein RmuC, giving the protein MIEIAGQSYALDDPAVIAVIAGAGVLLLMLLLLILAVRAAGRSARLAEPLAQQMAALGGHVQQLSLGQEQLRGGLQTVSDTATTGQAQVIQTVEARLAAVQSQMQDRLADNAMRAQRAMTEMQERMRESLHGSSKQTATSLTALQERLAVIDKAQDNITKLSGDVLSLQDILSNKQTRGAFGEIQLKDILSKALPADSYAWQATLSNGRRADCLIHLPNPPGPIVIDSKFPLEAYEALRNAETEAALKPAVQQMRVAVRKHIRDISEKYIIDGETADGALMFLPSEAVYAELHANFPDLVREGFEARVWIVSPTTCMATLNTMRAILKDARMREQAGAIRKELSLLHKDVDRLGDRVGNLDRHFGQAAKDIAEIKISADKAGRRAQRLDRFDFEELAPEADSTVVPLNKP; this is encoded by the coding sequence ATGATCGAAATCGCAGGACAATCCTACGCGCTGGACGATCCAGCCGTGATCGCGGTGATAGCAGGGGCAGGCGTTCTCCTCTTGATGCTCTTGCTTCTGATCCTCGCCGTGCGCGCGGCGGGCCGGTCCGCGCGGCTGGCCGAACCTCTGGCGCAGCAGATGGCAGCGCTCGGCGGGCATGTGCAGCAGCTCAGCCTCGGGCAAGAACAACTCAGGGGCGGGCTCCAGACCGTCTCTGACACCGCCACGACCGGACAGGCGCAGGTCATCCAGACGGTCGAGGCGCGACTGGCTGCTGTGCAGAGCCAGATGCAGGACCGGCTGGCCGACAACGCGATGCGCGCGCAAAGGGCGATGACCGAAATGCAGGAACGGATGCGCGAAAGCCTGCACGGCTCATCCAAACAGACAGCCACCTCTCTGACAGCGCTGCAAGAGCGGCTCGCGGTCATCGACAAGGCGCAGGACAACATCACAAAACTCAGCGGCGATGTTCTCAGCCTTCAGGACATCCTGTCGAACAAGCAGACACGCGGAGCGTTTGGAGAGATCCAGCTCAAGGACATCCTGTCCAAAGCCCTGCCGGCCGACAGCTATGCCTGGCAGGCCACGCTCAGTAACGGGCGACGTGCCGATTGCCTGATCCACCTGCCGAACCCGCCCGGACCGATCGTGATCGACAGCAAGTTCCCCCTGGAAGCCTACGAGGCGCTGCGCAATGCCGAAACCGAGGCGGCGCTCAAACCCGCCGTCCAGCAGATGCGGGTGGCCGTGCGCAAGCATATCCGCGATATCTCGGAGAAATACATCATCGACGGAGAGACCGCTGACGGAGCCTTGATGTTTCTGCCTTCCGAAGCTGTCTATGCCGAATTGCACGCCAACTTCCCCGATCTGGTGCGGGAGGGGTTCGAGGCGCGGGTCTGGATCGTGTCGCCCACAACCTGCATGGCCACGCTGAACACCATGCGCGCGATCCTGAAAGACGCGCGCATGCGCGAGCAAGCGGGCGCCATCCGCAAGGAGTTGAGCCTTTTGCACAAGGATGTGGACCGTCTGGGTGATCGCGTCGGCAATCTGGACCGACATTTCGGACAGGCGGCCAAGGACATTGCCGAGATCAAGATTAGTGCCGACAAGGCCGGGCGCCGGGCGCAACGACTGGACCGGTTCGATTTCGAGGAACTGGCGCCGGAGGCGGACAGCACCGTGGTTCCGCTCAACAAGCCTTGA
- a CDS encoding urate hydroxylase PuuD has protein sequence MYDLAAFWAWAEFAVRWLHVITAIAWIGSSFYFIALDLGLHRDRALSSGADGEEWQVHGGGFYHIQKYLVAPANMPDGLVWFKWESYATWLSGFALLILVYYVGAEFYLVDPNVLDIAVWQAVGISVASLALGWVLYNTLCKVFVDADQTLLMVALFAVLVAMSWFYAQVFSGRAALLHLGAFTATIMSANVFMIIIPNQKIVVADLIAGREPDAKYGKIAKQRSTHNNYLTLPVIFLMLSNHYPLAFASAYNWIIASLVFLMGVTIRHYFNTMHARKGHPNWTWAATAILFLMITWLSTAPMFQDEPREEAMGAELRFVQAEGFEEVHDIMLGRCSMCHAQEPVWQGLHWPPKGVMLETEVQIARHARAIYLQSGLSHAMPPANLSWMEDEERARIVAWYRAATGG, from the coding sequence ATGTACGATCTCGCCGCTTTCTGGGCCTGGGCCGAATTCGCCGTGCGCTGGCTGCACGTCATCACTGCCATCGCCTGGATCGGCTCGTCCTTCTATTTCATCGCTCTCGATCTGGGGCTGCACCGTGACCGTGCGCTCTCCTCCGGTGCCGATGGAGAGGAGTGGCAAGTCCATGGCGGCGGCTTCTACCACATCCAGAAATACCTTGTCGCGCCGGCGAACATGCCCGATGGGCTCGTCTGGTTCAAATGGGAGAGCTATGCGACCTGGCTGAGCGGTTTTGCCCTTCTGATCCTTGTCTATTACGTCGGCGCGGAGTTCTATCTGGTCGATCCCAACGTGCTCGACATCGCCGTGTGGCAGGCGGTCGGGATCTCCGTCGCGTCTCTGGCCCTGGGTTGGGTCCTCTACAACACCCTTTGCAAGGTCTTCGTGGATGCGGACCAGACCCTCCTGATGGTGGCCTTGTTCGCGGTGCTTGTGGCGATGTCGTGGTTCTATGCGCAGGTCTTCTCGGGCCGGGCGGCGCTGCTGCATCTGGGGGCGTTCACCGCCACGATCATGAGCGCGAATGTCTTCATGATCATCATCCCCAACCAGAAGATCGTCGTGGCCGACCTGATCGCAGGCCGTGAGCCGGACGCGAAATACGGCAAGATCGCCAAGCAGCGCAGCACGCATAATAATTATCTCACGCTGCCGGTGATCTTCCTGATGCTGTCGAACCATTACCCGTTGGCCTTCGCTTCGGCGTATAACTGGATCATCGCCAGCCTTGTTTTCCTGATGGGCGTCACGATCCGGCACTATTTCAACACCATGCACGCGCGCAAAGGGCATCCGAACTGGACCTGGGCCGCCACCGCCATCCTGTTCCTGATGATCACCTGGCTCAGCACCGCGCCGATGTTCCAGGACGAACCGCGCGAGGAGGCGATGGGCGCCGAACTGCGCTTTGTCCAGGCCGAGGGGTTCGAGGAGGTGCACGACATCATGCTGGGCCGCTGTTCGATGTGCCACGCGCAGGAGCCGGTCTGGCAGGGTCTGCACTGGCCGCCCAAGGGCGTCATGCTGGAAACGGAGGTGCAGATCGCCCGCCACGCTCGCGCGATTTACCTGCAATCAGGGCTCAGCCACGCGATGCCACCCGCGAACCTCAGCTGGATGGAAGACGAAGAGCGCGCGCGCATCGTGGCTTGGTACCGCGCGGCGACCGGCGGCTGA
- a CDS encoding aminotransferase class III-fold pyridoxal phosphate-dependent enzyme — protein sequence MKDDNFLRANNARHMWHPMGHPGDALSHAPTIITKAEGSMIEDIDGHKTVDAVGGLWCVNLGYSNDKVKEAIASQLYELPYYSAFAGTTNPMAIEASYTVRNFFEPDGMARVFFTSGGSDAVETCLRLARQYHRLRGEPTRTKFLSLKKGYHGTHFGGASVNGNNRFRTAYEPLLAGCFHLPSPYTYRNPFDETDPEVLADKIAAAMEDEIAFQGAATIAAFIMEPIQGAGGVIVPGESFMKKMREICDRHGILMISDEVITGFGRSGDWTGARHWGVQPDMMSTAKGITSGYFPVGAALMSEKVAEVFEGSDAEGAIFHGYTYSAHPVGAAAVVACLEETLRLDTKSNAAARGDQLYQGVKALAERYDIIGDVRGGHGLMTGMELVSDKATKTPMDQATMKRMHQATYEAGCMVRLGMHNVLMSPPLTITEAEVDQLLSALDAGLKAV from the coding sequence ATGAAGGACGACAACTTTCTGCGCGCCAACAATGCACGCCACATGTGGCATCCGATGGGGCATCCCGGCGATGCGCTGTCCCATGCGCCCACGATCATCACCAAAGCCGAAGGATCGATGATCGAGGATATCGACGGGCACAAGACGGTGGATGCCGTTGGCGGTCTTTGGTGTGTGAACCTTGGGTACTCCAACGACAAGGTGAAGGAGGCGATTGCCAGCCAGCTTTACGAGCTGCCGTATTACTCTGCCTTTGCCGGCACAACCAATCCAATGGCGATCGAGGCCTCCTACACGGTGCGGAATTTCTTCGAACCGGATGGCATGGCACGGGTCTTCTTCACCTCTGGCGGGTCAGATGCGGTGGAAACGTGCCTGAGGCTGGCGCGGCAATATCACCGACTGAGGGGAGAGCCGACCCGCACCAAGTTCCTGAGCCTGAAGAAGGGGTATCACGGCACCCATTTCGGGGGCGCCTCGGTCAACGGAAACAACCGGTTCCGCACCGCTTATGAACCGCTTTTGGCGGGGTGTTTCCACCTGCCAAGCCCCTATACCTATCGCAACCCCTTTGATGAGACCGATCCGGAGGTGCTGGCCGACAAGATCGCGGCGGCGATGGAGGATGAGATCGCCTTTCAGGGCGCGGCAACCATCGCGGCCTTCATCATGGAGCCCATTCAGGGCGCGGGCGGTGTGATCGTGCCGGGCGAGAGCTTTATGAAGAAGATGCGGGAGATCTGCGACCGGCACGGTATCCTGATGATTTCAGATGAGGTGATCACCGGGTTCGGGCGGTCCGGGGATTGGACCGGGGCACGGCATTGGGGCGTGCAGCCTGATATGATGAGCACGGCTAAGGGCATCACGAGCGGGTACTTCCCGGTCGGCGCGGCGCTGATGAGCGAAAAGGTTGCCGAGGTGTTCGAAGGCTCGGACGCGGAAGGCGCGATTTTCCACGGTTACACCTATTCGGCGCATCCGGTGGGTGCGGCGGCGGTCGTGGCCTGTCTGGAAGAGACGTTGAGGCTTGATACCAAGTCGAATGCCGCGGCGCGGGGTGACCAGCTTTATCAAGGGGTAAAGGCCCTGGCAGAACGATACGATATCATCGGGGACGTCCGGGGCGGGCACGGACTGATGACCGGGATGGAACTGGTGTCGGACAAAGCGACCAAGACACCGATGGATCAGGCGACGATGAAGAGGATGCACCAGGCGACGTATGAGGCTGGCTGCATGGTACGGCTGGGGATGCATAACGTGCTTATGTCACCCCCGCTGACGATCACGGAGGCTGAGGTGGATCAGTTGCTTTCCGCGCTGGATGCGGGGCTGAAAGCGGTCTGA
- the mutL gene encoding DNA mismatch repair endonuclease MutL encodes MAYADPKISDAQPVIRQLDEAAINRIAAGEVVERPASAVKELVENAIDAGARRISVEIADGGKTLIRVTDDGCGIAPEDLPLALSRHATSKIDGSDLLNIHTFGFRGEALPSLGAVGRLTLTSRAEGHEAAQIHVAGGKAQPVRPAALNKGTVAELRDLFYATPARLKFMRTDRAEGQAVADVVKRLAMAEPGIGMSLRDVSGGGEGRVVFRADPEQGDLFDALRGRLARVLGAEFAENALPIDATRDGLRLIGYAALPTYSRGAAVAQFLFVNGRPVKDKLLTGALRAAYFDFLSRDRHPAAALFIDCDPMLVDVNVHPAKSEVRFREPGVARGLIISALRHTLAEAGHRASTTVADATLGALRPEPTGPRVYQMDRPSLGARSAVYDAQAPAFAETAPVFARVVEPDQGEESPQGLEERPLGAARGQVHENYIIAQTEDGMVIVDQHAAHERLVYEKLKRQMAETGVAAQALLIPEIVELSEADCARLMEIAPDLSKLGLTLEPFGGGAVAVRETPALLGQVDARAMVLDILDELSDQSQSQTLQAQLDAILSRVACHGSIRSGRWMRAEEMNALLREMEATPHSGQCNHGRPTYVELKLADIERLFGRT; translated from the coding sequence ATGGCCTATGCAGACCCCAAGATAAGCGATGCTCAACCGGTAATCCGGCAGCTTGACGAAGCGGCGATCAACCGGATTGCCGCAGGTGAGGTCGTGGAACGCCCGGCCTCTGCCGTGAAGGAACTGGTGGAGAATGCCATCGACGCAGGCGCCCGCCGGATCAGTGTGGAGATCGCCGATGGCGGCAAGACCCTGATCCGGGTTACCGACGACGGCTGCGGCATCGCGCCCGAAGATCTGCCGCTGGCCCTGTCTCGACATGCGACGTCCAAGATCGACGGCAGCGACCTTTTGAACATCCACACGTTCGGCTTTCGCGGCGAGGCCTTGCCGTCGCTGGGCGCGGTCGGGCGGCTGACGCTCACCAGCCGGGCCGAAGGGCACGAGGCCGCGCAGATCCACGTGGCCGGCGGCAAGGCGCAGCCGGTGCGCCCGGCGGCGCTGAACAAGGGCACGGTGGCAGAGCTGCGCGATCTTTTCTACGCCACACCCGCACGGCTGAAATTCATGCGGACCGACCGCGCCGAAGGGCAGGCGGTTGCGGATGTCGTCAAACGGTTGGCCATGGCCGAGCCCGGGATCGGGATGAGCCTGCGCGATGTCTCCGGCGGCGGGGAGGGACGGGTGGTGTTTCGCGCCGACCCCGAACAGGGCGATCTTTTCGATGCGCTGCGCGGGCGGCTGGCCCGGGTGCTGGGCGCGGAGTTCGCCGAGAATGCGCTGCCCATCGACGCCACGCGCGACGGGCTGCGCCTGATCGGCTATGCGGCTTTGCCCACCTATTCGCGCGGCGCTGCGGTGGCGCAGTTTCTCTTCGTGAATGGCAGACCGGTGAAGGACAAGCTGCTCACCGGGGCTTTGCGCGCGGCCTATTTCGACTTCCTGAGCCGTGACCGTCATCCGGCGGCGGCGCTTTTCATCGACTGCGATCCTATGCTGGTGGATGTGAACGTGCACCCCGCGAAATCCGAGGTGCGGTTTCGCGAGCCCGGTGTGGCGCGCGGTCTGATCATCTCCGCGCTTCGCCACACTCTGGCCGAGGCAGGCCACCGCGCCTCCACCACGGTCGCCGATGCCACACTCGGCGCCCTGCGCCCCGAGCCGACAGGCCCGCGTGTCTACCAGATGGACCGCCCCTCCCTCGGCGCCCGCAGCGCCGTTTACGACGCGCAGGCTCCCGCCTTCGCCGAAACCGCCCCCGTCTTCGCACGTGTGGTCGAACCCGACCAAGGCGAGGAAAGCCCGCAAGGGCTTGAGGAGCGGCCGCTGGGTGCCGCACGCGGTCAAGTGCACGAAAACTACATCATCGCCCAGACCGAAGACGGCATGGTCATCGTCGATCAACACGCCGCCCATGAACGGCTCGTCTACGAAAAGCTCAAACGCCAGATGGCCGAAACCGGCGTCGCCGCTCAGGCCCTGCTGATCCCCGAAATCGTGGAGCTCTCCGAAGCCGACTGCGCGCGCCTGATGGAAATCGCTCCCGATCTCTCCAAACTTGGCCTCACACTCGAACCCTTTGGCGGGGGCGCTGTTGCTGTGCGCGAAACGCCCGCCCTTCTGGGCCAGGTCGATGCCCGCGCCATGGTGCTCGACATCCTCGACGAACTGTCGGACCAATCCCAAAGCCAAACACTCCAGGCCCAGCTCGACGCGATCCTCAGCCGGGTGGCCTGCCACGGCTCCATCCGGTCGGGCCGTTGGATGCGCGCCGAAGAGATGAACGCGCTTCTGCGCGAGATGGAGGCGACGCCCCATTCCGGCCAGTGCAACCACGGGCGACCCACCTATGTCGAACTCAAACTCGCCGACATCGAACGGCTCTTCGGGCGCACATGA
- a CDS encoding cytochrome ubiquinol oxidase subunit I: MDTLLLSRIQFGANISFHILFPTITIALGWVLLFFKLRFNWTGDVKWMQAYRFWVKVFALSFAMGVVSGITMSFQFGTNWPGFMERVGNIAGPLLAYEVMTAFFLEAVFLGIMLFGFSRVPGWLHTLATFLVAFGTTMSAFWILVLNSWMHTPAGYELRDGVAFATDWFAIIFNPSMPYRLVHMLLASGLTVAFLIAGLSAFRWLLGDRGKEVRTTLKTGLIMGAALIPLQILAGDFHGLNTMEHQPQKVAAMEGNWETGTNVPLLLFAVPDEEARTNHYEVGIPNGASLILTHKADGEVPGLNDFVTEDGEVMHPPVAPVFYSFRVMVGTGMAMLLLSWSAVAIMARRRDVGALPKPLLYVLVPMAFSGWVATLAGWYTTEIGRQPWLVQGVLTTEQAVASVPAPMVATTLIAYLAIYALLLTAYVLVLFYLARKAIDGDIPRRRVPLSGEAVAAQVPAE; encoded by the coding sequence ATGGACACATTGCTGCTGTCCCGGATCCAATTCGGGGCCAACATCTCGTTTCATATCCTCTTCCCGACGATCACCATCGCGTTGGGCTGGGTGCTGTTGTTCTTCAAGCTGCGGTTCAACTGGACCGGAGATGTGAAGTGGATGCAGGCCTATCGCTTCTGGGTGAAGGTCTTTGCCCTGAGCTTTGCGATGGGCGTGGTGTCGGGCATCACGATGTCATTCCAATTCGGAACAAATTGGCCAGGCTTTATGGAACGCGTGGGCAACATCGCAGGGCCCTTGCTGGCCTACGAGGTGATGACGGCGTTCTTCCTTGAAGCGGTGTTCCTGGGCATCATGCTTTTCGGTTTTTCGAGGGTGCCGGGGTGGCTGCACACGCTGGCCACGTTCCTGGTGGCGTTTGGCACGACGATGAGTGCGTTCTGGATCCTGGTGCTGAACAGCTGGATGCACACGCCGGCAGGTTATGAGTTGCGAGACGGGGTGGCGTTCGCGACAGACTGGTTTGCGATCATCTTCAACCCGTCGATGCCCTACCGGCTGGTGCATATGCTGCTGGCCTCGGGCCTGACGGTGGCCTTCCTGATCGCGGGGCTGAGTGCGTTCCGCTGGCTGCTGGGAGACCGCGGCAAAGAGGTGCGCACGACGCTGAAGACGGGCCTGATCATGGGCGCAGCGCTGATCCCCCTGCAGATCCTGGCGGGCGATTTCCACGGGCTGAACACGATGGAGCATCAGCCGCAGAAGGTGGCAGCGATGGAGGGGAACTGGGAGACCGGGACCAACGTGCCGCTCCTGCTGTTTGCGGTGCCGGATGAGGAGGCGCGGACCAACCACTACGAGGTTGGGATCCCGAACGGCGCGTCCCTGATCCTGACGCACAAGGCGGACGGAGAGGTGCCAGGTCTGAACGACTTTGTCACCGAGGACGGAGAGGTTATGCACCCGCCGGTGGCGCCGGTCTTCTATTCCTTCCGCGTGATGGTGGGCACGGGCATGGCGATGCTGCTGCTCAGCTGGAGTGCGGTCGCGATCATGGCACGCCGCAGGGATGTGGGCGCGCTGCCCAAGCCGCTGCTCTATGTGCTGGTGCCGATGGCGTTCTCGGGATGGGTGGCGACGCTGGCGGGCTGGTACACGACCGAGATCGGGCGGCAGCCCTGGCTGGTGCAGGGCGTGCTGACCACAGAACAGGCGGTGGCGAGCGTACCGGCGCCGATGGTGGCGACCACGCTGATTGCCTATCTTGCGATCTACGCGTTGCTCCTGACGGCCTATGTCCTGGTGCTGTTCTATCTGGCGCGCAAAGCCATCGACGGGGATATCCCGCGCCGCCGCGTGCCGCTCTCGGGTGAGGCGGTCGCAGCACAGGTTCCGGCGGAGTAG
- a CDS encoding Hint domain-containing protein, producing MPSYSFDGYPSSAFEIDGGGSTFPKDGSAIGKTFRVDPDFDADTDRLQYDIQDGGTGAKFSGDDGASEVGEDTDQYGTVRDAQGNLVGGGPSEQIYLEHGYSVQAPDGSIINFYSVEIGGQPMGFVADGPLQPGVTYTIVSQDNVTPQNQPYYSDFGSVDYDPDAANDIEGGSEGDDIHAGHDDDTVDASSGDDSVDGGTGDDSISGGSGNDEIEGGEGNDTIDGGAQDDTIYGGSGQDQIRGGTGNDRLYGEDGDDTLEGEEGCDTLSGGSGQDSMSGGDDGDVIYGGSGDDTMDGGSGRDWIDGGDDNDSIDGGADHDTIYGGSGDDSMSGGDGNDRIYGDSGNDTIDAGAGDDRIYTGSGNDSAAGGEGTDRIIIGSSGNYDLRGGEDADDQDLDEIDFYTADDGTDGDGFTVTFTGEESGTFSNNDGNITGSFQEMEKIEGSNDSDYIDASASSSGKFLDGDGGDDTIIGSSGDDTIIGERGDDLITTGDGRDTVIFRSGDGDDTITDFSLGDLNGNDPNVDQLDLSDLRGGSGPGGTIRWGDITITEEPDGSARLSFPQGESIVLQGVSPDDLRGNQSGIPCFTAGTLIDTPSGPRPVEELRAGDLVVTRDNGAQPILWSGTRSLTAPDLVRNPRLVPVRIAPGTIGNDETIVVSPQHALLVGALCDQPEALVRAIHLARIRGGRIRIASGTRRVTYVHLLFESHQIVRTHGIWSESFYPGPWALRAAGWDARSEIRALFPNLLAQDAETAYGPTCRQVLRFKELPGHLSDLRHAC from the coding sequence ATGCCCAGCTATTCTTTCGACGGCTATCCCAGTTCCGCGTTTGAGATCGACGGGGGTGGATCGACCTTTCCCAAAGATGGCAGCGCCATAGGCAAGACTTTCCGGGTCGACCCCGATTTCGACGCCGATACCGACCGTCTGCAATACGACATCCAGGATGGTGGCACCGGTGCCAAGTTCAGTGGCGACGATGGCGCGTCCGAGGTGGGCGAGGATACCGATCAATACGGCACCGTCCGCGACGCGCAGGGCAATCTCGTGGGCGGCGGCCCCTCCGAGCAGATCTACCTCGAACATGGCTATTCCGTTCAGGCGCCCGATGGCAGCATCATCAACTTCTACTCGGTCGAGATTGGTGGCCAGCCCATGGGCTTTGTCGCTGACGGCCCGCTGCAGCCCGGCGTCACCTACACGATTGTCAGTCAGGACAACGTCACCCCGCAGAACCAGCCCTATTACAGCGACTTCGGTTCGGTCGATTACGACCCGGACGCAGCCAACGACATCGAAGGGGGCTCCGAGGGCGATGATATCCATGCCGGGCATGATGACGACACCGTCGATGCCAGCAGCGGGGATGACAGCGTCGATGGCGGCACCGGGGATGACAGCATCTCCGGCGGATCAGGAAATGACGAGATCGAAGGTGGCGAAGGCAATGATACGATCGACGGCGGCGCGCAAGACGACACGATCTATGGTGGCTCCGGCCAGGACCAGATCCGGGGCGGCACAGGCAATGATCGTCTCTATGGCGAAGACGGCGACGACACTCTAGAGGGCGAAGAAGGCTGCGACACGCTCTCCGGCGGCAGCGGTCAGGACAGCATGTCCGGCGGGGACGATGGCGACGTCATCTATGGCGGCTCCGGCGACGACACGATGGACGGAGGCAGCGGTCGCGACTGGATCGACGGCGGAGACGACAATGACAGCATCGACGGAGGGGCGGATCACGACACGATCTACGGCGGCTCGGGCGATGACAGCATGTCGGGCGGTGACGGCAATGACAGGATCTACGGCGACAGCGGCAACGACACGATCGACGCTGGCGCAGGGGACGACAGGATCTACACCGGATCCGGAAATGACAGCGCGGCAGGCGGCGAGGGCACAGACCGGATCATCATCGGCTCCTCCGGAAACTACGACCTGCGCGGCGGCGAGGATGCCGATGATCAGGACCTGGACGAGATCGACTTTTACACCGCCGATGACGGAACCGACGGGGATGGCTTCACCGTCACGTTCACAGGCGAGGAATCAGGCACATTCTCGAACAATGATGGCAACATCACCGGCTCCTTTCAGGAGATGGAAAAGATCGAGGGGTCGAACGATTCCGACTATATCGACGCCTCCGCCAGCAGCTCGGGCAAGTTCCTCGATGGCGATGGCGGCGACGACACCATCATCGGCAGTTCCGGCGACGACACCATCATCGGCGAACGGGGCGATGACCTCATCACCACCGGCGACGGGCGAGACACCGTCATCTTCCGCTCAGGTGATGGTGATGACACGATCACCGACTTCTCTCTCGGCGATCTGAACGGCAATGATCCGAACGTCGATCAGCTCGACCTGTCCGACTTGCGTGGCGGCTCCGGTCCCGGCGGCACGATCCGCTGGGGCGACATCACCATCACAGAAGAGCCAGATGGCAGCGCACGGCTCAGCTTTCCGCAGGGCGAATCTATCGTTCTGCAAGGGGTCAGCCCCGACGACCTGCGCGGCAATCAGTCCGGCATTCCCTGTTTTACTGCCGGCACCCTGATCGACACCCCCTCCGGCCCCCGCCCGGTAGAGGAACTGCGTGCCGGGGACCTGGTCGTGACCCGAGACAATGGCGCTCAGCCGATCCTTTGGTCCGGCACCCGCAGCCTGACCGCGCCTGACCTCGTGCGGAACCCGCGCCTCGTCCCTGTCCGGATCGCGCCGGGGACCATCGGTAACGACGAGACGATCGTGGTCTCCCCACAACACGCCCTTCTTGTGGGCGCGCTTTGCGACCAGCCCGAGGCACTGGTGCGCGCAATTCACCTCGCCCGTATCCGGGGCGGCAGAATCCGCATTGCATCGGGCACCCGAAGGGTCACTTACGTGCATTTGCTCTTCGAAAGCCATCAGATCGTCCGCACCCACGGCATCTGGAGCGAGAGCTTTTATCCCGGCCCCTGGGCCCTGCGGGCCGCGGGTTGGGATGCGCGTTCGGAAATTCGCGCGCTCTTCCCGAACCTCCTGGCACAAGATGCAGAAACCGCCTACGGGCCGACCTGTCGGCAGGTGCTTCGTTTCAAAGAGCTGCCCGGCCATCTCTCCGACCTGCGTCACGCTTGCTGA
- a CDS encoding cytochrome d ubiquinol oxidase subunit II, which translates to MYLFGDPAQWLPLVFAGLMGLSILIYVVLDGFDLGVGVLFPFADAEEKDRMVASIGPFWDANETWLVMAIGLLLVAFPSAHGAILTALYLPVAVMLIGLILRGVAFEFRVKAPLPYKKSWDMAFYAGSLMTSLSQGYMLGLYIMGLEATPFTLAFAALTAVFLTVGYSFIGATWLILKTEGALQLKAVDWAKGGIWGLVLGLGAISLASPLVSDRIWDKWFAVPEIFLLAPLPLMSGALVLLLWYALRHLPTRDDSWAWFPFVATIVLFTLAFFGLAYSFYPFVVPEQLTIYEAASAPESLFIILMGALVVMPMIGGYTALAYTVFRGKATELRYD; encoded by the coding sequence ATGTATCTCTTTGGTGATCCGGCCCAGTGGCTGCCGCTGGTCTTCGCGGGGCTGATGGGCCTGTCGATCCTGATCTATGTGGTGCTGGACGGGTTCGACCTGGGTGTCGGTGTCCTCTTCCCCTTCGCGGATGCGGAGGAGAAGGACCGGATGGTGGCCAGCATCGGCCCGTTCTGGGATGCCAACGAGACTTGGCTGGTGATGGCCATCGGGCTTCTGCTGGTGGCATTCCCGTCGGCGCACGGGGCGATCCTCACGGCGCTTTATCTGCCGGTCGCGGTGATGCTGATCGGGCTGATCCTGCGGGGCGTGGCTTTTGAATTCCGGGTGAAGGCGCCGCTGCCCTACAAGAAGAGCTGGGACATGGCGTTTTATGCCGGGTCGCTCATGACGTCGCTGTCGCAAGGCTACATGCTTGGGCTCTACATTATGGGTCTGGAGGCAACGCCCTTCACTCTGGCCTTTGCCGCGCTGACGGCGGTGTTTCTGACTGTGGGGTATTCGTTTATCGGGGCGACATGGCTGATCCTGAAAACGGAAGGTGCATTGCAATTGAAGGCGGTCGATTGGGCCAAGGGGGGGATCTGGGGGCTGGTCTTGGGACTTGGCGCGATCTCGCTGGCTTCACCTTTGGTGAGTGACCGGATCTGGGATAAGTGGTTTGCGGTGCCAGAGATCTTCCTGCTCGCCCCCCTGCCGCTGATGTCCGGGGCGCTGGTGCTGCTCCTGTGGTACGCGCTGAGGCACCTGCCGACGCGAGACGATAGCTGGGCGTGGTTCCCCTTTGTCGCGACGATCGTGCTGTTCACCCTGGCGTTCTTCGGGCTGGCCTATTCGTTCTACCCCTTCGTGGTGCCGGAGCAATTGACGATCTACGAGGCGGCGAGCGCGCCGGAGAGCCTGTTCATCATCCTGATGGGCGCGCTGGTCGTAATGCCGATGATCGGAGGGTATACGGCGCTGGCCTATACGGTGTTCCGGGGCAAGGCGACGGAGTTGCGGTACGATTGA